Below is a genomic region from Gillisia sp. Hel_I_86.
GCCGAAAATGGTACTGTAATGGTACAATATATGGCAGGATGGTGTGGCAATTGCAGGGTGATGAAACCTAAATTCAAAAAATTGGCAGGAGAAAATGAAAGCACTTCTTTTTTAATGGTAGATGCTGAAAAATTTCCGGAATCCAGAAAAATGGCCAATGTGGATAATTTGCCAACCTTTGCCGCTTTTAAAGATGGAAAATTAGTGAACCAAGTTCAAACCAATAAGTTTGAATTGTTAAAAGACCTAGTAAATGAAGTTACCAGTAATTAGACATTTGCAAAAAAACAATAATTCTGAAAAACTTCAGAATGCCATCGATGTATTAGAGAGTTTTACAGAACATAGATCTGTGACCGATGAGGAAATGGATGTGATAGGTGAATTGATCACTAATTTATGTGGTGCTGTAGAAGTACATCAGCTCATCGAAAATGGTGAATCTGAAATAGATGCAGCCAATCTTTTCGTTAAGAAAGTGATGGGTTCCATAGACCGATAGTCACCTAAAAATTTATATAAGTAGCGGCTGATTTATTAATTAAATCAGCCGCTACTGTTTTATGATAATTTTAGTAAAACCCCATTTCATATATATTAAATTTAGCGTTTATAACAATAGAGACGGGATTTATGCCACAGATAACTTTAAGAGAGAATAAAATTACCACTTATGGTAATTTACCTGAAATTGGAGAAAAAGCTCCATATTTCGAATTGGTTCGTTCAGACATGTCCAAAGCAAATTTGAATGATTTTAAAGGAAAAAGGTTGATTTTGAATATTTTTCCTAGTATAGATACCAATGTATGTGCTACCTCTGTTAGAAACTTTAACGAACGAGCCATAAAACTTAATAATACAGAGGTTTTATGTATTTCCAGAGATCTTCCATTTGCCCTAAAACGATTTGCAGATGATGAAGGGTTGGATAAAGTAACCAACCTATCA
It encodes:
- a CDS encoding DUF6952 family protein, producing the protein MKLPVIRHLQKNNNSEKLQNAIDVLESFTEHRSVTDEEMDVIGELITNLCGAVEVHQLIENGESEIDAANLFVKKVMGSIDR
- the tpx gene encoding thiol peroxidase; the encoded protein is MPQITLRENKITTYGNLPEIGEKAPYFELVRSDMSKANLNDFKGKRLILNIFPSIDTNVCATSVRNFNERAIKLNNTEVLCISRDLPFALKRFADDEGLDKVTNLSDFRQGDFGKDYGVEMMDGPLEGLLSRVVIVLDEEGKVIHAQQVPDISQEPDYLAALKTLL
- a CDS encoding thioredoxin family protein, with amino-acid sequence MVKELEQDNLQDIVAENGTVMVQYMAGWCGNCRVMKPKFKKLAGENESTSFLMVDAEKFPESRKMANVDNLPTFAAFKDGKLVNQVQTNKFELLKDLVNEVTSN